The Apibacter raozihei genome contains a region encoding:
- a CDS encoding M28 family metallopeptidase, with product MKKILFLVCLSVLGKAQTTDTLFSASKIQSIIKVLASDDMKGREIFTPEIDSAAAFIASRFQKTGLTPYTSDSYFQTFSYERYPQGTLTNVIGILEGKSRKNEYVIFSAHYDHLGMRSPQMGTDSIYNGANDDASGVAAVLLLAEYFKKLNQNERTLIFVCFTGEEEGGLGSRYFSKQYDPNQITAMFNIEMIGTDSKWGKNSAFITGYKKSDFGTILQKNLSGTPFSFYPDPYRKEKLFYRSDNATLAYLGVPAHTISTSKMDNEPYYHQVNDEIDTLDLSNMSEIVKAIALSAQSIISGVDTPTRINE from the coding sequence ATGAAGAAAATCCTTTTTTTGGTCTGCCTGTCGGTTTTAGGAAAGGCGCAGACTACAGATACCCTGTTTTCCGCTAGCAAGATACAATCCATTATAAAAGTACTGGCTTCCGATGATATGAAAGGCCGGGAAATATTCACTCCGGAAATTGACAGTGCCGCGGCTTTTATTGCTTCCCGTTTTCAAAAAACCGGACTGACTCCCTATACCTCAGACTCGTATTTTCAAACATTCAGTTATGAACGTTATCCGCAAGGAACGCTTACCAATGTGATAGGTATACTGGAGGGTAAATCCAGAAAAAATGAATATGTGATTTTTTCGGCTCATTATGATCACTTGGGCATGCGTTCCCCTCAAATGGGAACTGATTCCATTTACAACGGAGCAAATGACGATGCTTCCGGGGTTGCTGCAGTACTGCTTCTTGCTGAATATTTTAAAAAACTGAACCAAAACGAAAGAACTCTTATTTTTGTCTGTTTTACCGGTGAAGAGGAAGGTGGACTAGGTTCCCGGTATTTTTCAAAGCAATACGATCCTAACCAAATTACTGCTATGTTTAATATTGAGATGATTGGAACGGATAGCAAATGGGGGAAAAATTCAGCCTTTATTACCGGTTATAAAAAATCGGATTTCGGCACAATTCTTCAAAAAAACCTATCCGGCACCCCTTTTAGTTTTTATCCGGATCCATATAGAAAAGAAAAACTCTTTTACCGTTCAGATAATGCCACTCTGGCCTATCTGGGAGTACCGGCCCACACTATCAGCACCTCAAAAATGGATAATGAACCCTACTACCATCAGGTAAACGATGAAATCGATACCCTGGATCTTTCCAATATGAGTGAAATTGTTAAAGCGATTGCCCTAAGTGCGCAATCCATTATTTCCGGAGTAGACACTCCTACCCGAATCAATGAATAA
- a CDS encoding DUF488 domain-containing protein yields the protein MPEIVVKRVYEPYDPEDGYRILVDRLWPRGIKKENLPYDMWAKEVTPSSGLRKWFHSDPEHHWPVFVSHYREELSQSDAVEKLMPLLASHPKITLLYASKNKEQNHALILKDFLDKKMKA from the coding sequence ATGCCAGAAATTGTAGTAAAAAGGGTGTATGAGCCTTACGATCCCGAGGACGGGTACCGTATTTTGGTGGATCGTTTATGGCCCAGAGGAATAAAAAAAGAAAATTTGCCCTACGATATGTGGGCGAAAGAGGTAACTCCTTCGTCAGGGTTGCGCAAATGGTTTCATTCAGATCCGGAGCATCACTGGCCGGTTTTTGTTTCTCATTACCGGGAAGAGCTCAGTCAGTCGGATGCGGTAGAAAAACTTATGCCCCTGCTGGCTTCTCATCCCAAGATAACCTTACTGTATGCTTCTAAAAATAAAGAGCAAAACCATGCTCTGATTCTCAAGGATTTTTTAGATAAAAAAATGAAAGCGTAA
- a CDS encoding type VI secretion system Vgr family protein translates to MDYFNQTNLKLELKQSFSGHHEFELTADPDEFSESKAYPLENSRRHLGKRITFSFRQYGRVMSQFIGVITQISSRIQNGSKHIVLRGKSPSVLMENGRHCRSFEDSSFEDIVKKVTAGYPQDLVNFDLNPNYKEKLPYTVQMNESDYHFLRRLSQRYGENLHYTGEQFRFSAWGGKIVELTEGEDIYDYELKMEIKPQQFSSSVYDPKQAEDYSVDSSSQSVQASENPFQQFAQNASASAFNVSPSGHYLQNPADASQLQRSVEREKRNRQNLVYMEATTNHPELQVGTVVKMMAWMPGHEIFKSGKVPVESYKITEITHHFADGEGYTNSFKGIPKDLSVPDVYEENAFPKADLQHATVTDNQDPLKMGRVRVQFTWQKPENSQSPWVQVIQPHAGSGKGTYLNPEIGETVLVAFQGGNAEYPVVLGTAYNGGEIAAYYTEGNDLKVIQTRSGTKIVFNDAEGQGSILIEDPSGNRMFMDGEGNISMNAPRNFSVSAGEDIVLSAGKNMITTVGADQTTSVGKNSATTVGRQYTLFAGDIQEEATGSISSRAQEAQSYAQERNTSTEGKTQFHSDQNFNNNSGEKSKLF, encoded by the coding sequence GTGGATTATTTCAACCAGACCAACCTGAAGCTGGAGCTGAAGCAGTCCTTTAGCGGACACCACGAGTTTGAGCTTACCGCCGACCCCGACGAATTTTCCGAATCCAAAGCCTATCCGCTGGAAAACTCCCGCCGCCATCTGGGTAAGAGGATCACATTTTCCTTCCGGCAGTACGGCCGGGTGATGAGTCAGTTTATTGGCGTAATCACCCAGATATCCAGCCGGATACAAAACGGCTCCAAACATATTGTTTTACGCGGAAAATCGCCCTCTGTCCTGATGGAAAACGGAAGGCACTGCCGCAGCTTTGAAGATTCCAGCTTCGAAGACATTGTAAAAAAAGTAACCGCCGGCTATCCGCAGGATTTGGTAAACTTTGACCTCAATCCTAATTACAAAGAAAAACTTCCCTATACCGTACAGATGAACGAAAGCGATTACCACTTTTTGCGGAGGCTTTCCCAAAGGTACGGGGAAAATTTGCACTATACCGGCGAGCAGTTCCGTTTCTCCGCCTGGGGCGGAAAAATCGTAGAGCTTACCGAAGGCGAAGATATTTACGATTATGAGCTTAAAATGGAAATCAAGCCTCAGCAGTTCAGCAGCTCGGTGTACGATCCCAAGCAGGCGGAAGACTATAGCGTAGATTCCTCCTCGCAATCCGTGCAGGCCTCGGAAAACCCTTTCCAGCAATTTGCCCAGAATGCCTCGGCCTCAGCCTTTAACGTATCCCCTTCGGGACATTACCTTCAAAATCCTGCCGATGCCTCGCAGCTGCAACGCTCGGTAGAAAGGGAAAAAAGAAACAGGCAGAACCTGGTGTATATGGAAGCCACCACCAACCATCCGGAGCTACAGGTAGGCACGGTCGTAAAGATGATGGCCTGGATGCCAGGCCATGAAATATTCAAATCGGGAAAAGTACCGGTAGAATCCTATAAAATCACGGAAATTACCCATCATTTTGCCGATGGCGAAGGCTATACCAATAGTTTTAAAGGCATACCCAAAGACCTTAGCGTACCCGATGTGTACGAAGAAAACGCCTTTCCGAAAGCCGATTTGCAGCATGCCACCGTAACCGACAATCAGGACCCGCTGAAGATGGGACGTGTGCGGGTACAGTTTACCTGGCAAAAGCCCGAAAACAGCCAGAGCCCCTGGGTGCAGGTCATACAGCCCCATGCGGGAAGCGGTAAAGGCACCTACCTGAATCCTGAGATAGGCGAAACCGTATTGGTAGCCTTTCAGGGAGGCAATGCCGAATATCCGGTAGTCTTGGGAACCGCTTACAATGGAGGAGAAATAGCGGCCTACTATACCGAAGGAAACGACCTCAAAGTCATACAGACCCGTAGCGGAACCAAAATCGTATTTAACGATGCCGAAGGACAGGGTTCCATTCTGATTGAAGACCCCAGCGGTAACCGTATGTTTATGGACGGAGAAGGAAATATCTCCATGAATGCTCCCAGGAATTTTTCGGTAAGTGCCGGAGAAGATATTGTGTTAAGTGCCGGTAAAAATATGATTACCACGGTGGGAGCCGACCAAACCACCAGTGTAGGGAAAAACTCCGCCACTACCGTAGGAAGGCAATATACCCTGTTTGCAGGGGATATACAGGAAGAAGCTACCGGAAGTATTAGCTCCAGAGCCCAAGAAGCGCAATCGTACGCACAGGAAAGAAATACCTCCACCGAGGGAAAAACACAGTTTCATTCCGACCAGAATTTTAATAACAACAGTGGTGAAAAATCCAAATTATTCTAA